In one window of Lewinella sp. 4G2 DNA:
- a CDS encoding xanthine dehydrogenase family protein molybdopterin-binding subunit: protein MKNQPRNNRRNFLKVSAAAGGGLLLGVTWLTSCDRKPAIEAGTGFQMPPEPELPENWSEVNAFVKIGENGVVTIYSPNPEIGQNVKTSMPMIVAEELDVDWKDVIVEQAGLDTDKFSRQIAGGSQSIRQGWEGLRKTGATARFLLVAAAAEKLGVAASELRTENGTIHHDASGRSLGYGEVATAASGIEAPEEVTLKDPKDFTIIGKGKGKKNVDARKIVTGKPLFGIDLQEPNMLVAGIVHPPAFGLELKSFNEDELKAMPGIRHVVRINSKPDGAKMQWSDVNAFPNLIAIVGDKTWQVFQAKKAVRAEWERTSPAESSNQHRTELADLINTCKGEEARRDGDPEKAFAEADRIVEATFSAPFLPHNTMEPMNFYADVNDERALLNGPIQTPEFLRKTISTVTGLGEEKVDIQMTRMGGGFGRRLYGNFGVEAALISKAVQAPVKLVYTREDDMTQGTYRPDYLVHYRAALDADGNLTAFHVKGAGTNGSPVFANRFPAGAVDNYLVENFSRESNVSTGAWRAPRSNFIAGAEQAFLDEVAEAAGKDPIDFRLALFDRAINDPVGEKNDYDAERYAGVLKLVREKSDWDNTAGQHRGVAAYYCHNSYVAQVLDLSIKNDRPRVDRVVCAVDCGIVVNPEGALNQIEGGIIDGIGHAMFGALTFTDGKPDQENYDTYRLIRHAEAPRSIETHFVDNGIAPTGLGEPSLPPISGALANALYKATGTRVYDQPFANPTLRG, encoded by the coding sequence ATGAAAAACCAGCCACGCAACAATCGCCGCAATTTCCTGAAGGTATCCGCCGCCGCCGGTGGCGGGCTCCTCCTCGGAGTAACCTGGCTTACCTCCTGCGACCGCAAACCCGCCATCGAAGCCGGTACCGGTTTCCAAATGCCCCCCGAACCCGAACTGCCCGAAAACTGGAGCGAGGTCAACGCCTTCGTCAAAATTGGAGAGAATGGGGTGGTGACCATCTACAGCCCCAATCCGGAGATCGGTCAGAACGTAAAAACCTCCATGCCCATGATCGTAGCCGAAGAGCTCGACGTGGACTGGAAGGACGTCATCGTCGAGCAAGCCGGCTTGGATACCGATAAGTTCAGCCGTCAGATCGCGGGGGGCAGCCAGTCGATTCGACAAGGGTGGGAAGGCCTGCGCAAGACCGGGGCCACCGCCCGCTTCCTCCTCGTCGCGGCCGCCGCCGAGAAACTGGGCGTCGCTGCTTCCGAATTAAGGACGGAGAACGGCACCATTCACCACGACGCTTCCGGCCGGTCCCTCGGCTACGGGGAAGTGGCCACCGCCGCCTCCGGTATCGAGGCTCCGGAAGAAGTGACGCTGAAAGACCCCAAAGACTTCACCATTATCGGTAAGGGAAAGGGCAAAAAGAACGTGGACGCCCGCAAGATCGTGACGGGTAAACCACTCTTCGGGATCGACCTGCAGGAGCCCAATATGCTGGTCGCCGGCATCGTCCACCCACCCGCTTTCGGGCTGGAATTGAAATCTTTCAACGAAGACGAGCTTAAAGCCATGCCGGGCATCCGCCACGTGGTAAGAATCAATTCTAAACCGGATGGCGCGAAGATGCAGTGGTCCGACGTCAACGCTTTCCCCAACCTGATCGCCATCGTGGGGGATAAGACCTGGCAGGTCTTCCAGGCAAAAAAGGCCGTCCGGGCGGAGTGGGAACGCACCTCCCCGGCCGAATCCAGTAACCAGCACCGGACCGAACTGGCGGACCTCATCAATACCTGTAAAGGGGAGGAAGCCCGCCGCGATGGGGATCCGGAAAAGGCTTTTGCCGAAGCCGACCGCATCGTCGAAGCCACCTTCTCCGCCCCCTTCCTGCCCCACAATACGATGGAGCCGATGAACTTCTACGCCGACGTCAACGACGAACGCGCGCTGCTCAACGGACCCATTCAGACGCCGGAATTCCTAAGGAAGACCATCAGTACCGTCACCGGGCTGGGGGAAGAAAAGGTCGATATTCAGATGACCCGCATGGGGGGAGGTTTCGGCCGCCGCCTGTACGGTAACTTCGGGGTGGAAGCTGCCCTTATCAGTAAGGCCGTGCAGGCTCCGGTAAAACTGGTCTACACCCGCGAGGACGATATGACCCAGGGAACCTACCGCCCCGACTACTTGGTCCACTACCGCGCCGCCCTCGACGCTGATGGCAATCTGACCGCCTTCCACGTAAAGGGGGCGGGTACGAACGGTTCTCCCGTCTTCGCCAATCGTTTCCCCGCCGGGGCGGTGGATAACTACCTCGTAGAAAACTTCAGCCGAGAATCCAACGTATCGACGGGTGCCTGGCGGGCGCCGCGGTCCAACTTCATCGCGGGCGCCGAACAAGCCTTTCTCGACGAGGTGGCCGAAGCGGCCGGGAAGGATCCCATTGACTTCCGCCTGGCGCTGTTTGACCGCGCCATTAACGATCCGGTTGGGGAAAAGAATGATTACGACGCCGAGCGTTACGCCGGCGTACTGAAGCTGGTCCGCGAAAAGTCAGATTGGGACAACACGGCCGGCCAGCACCGCGGCGTCGCGGCTTACTACTGCCATAATTCCTACGTCGCACAGGTATTGGACCTCAGCATCAAAAATGACCGCCCCCGGGTAGACCGGGTAGTGTGCGCCGTTGATTGCGGTATCGTCGTTAATCCCGAAGGTGCCCTCAATCAGATTGAGGGAGGTATCATCGATGGGATCGGCCACGCCATGTTCGGGGCCCTCACCTTCACCGACGGGAAGCCCGACCAAGAGAACTATGATACCTACCGGCTCATCCGTCACGCGGAAGCCCCCCGCTCCATCGAGACCCATTTCGTCGACAACGGGATCGCCCCGACGGGTTTGGGCGAGCCTTCGCTGCCGCCCATCAGTGGAGCGCTGGCTAATGCGCTCTACAAGGCGACGGGGACGCGAGTGTACGACCAGCCCTTCGCTAATCCCACGCTACGGGGCTGA